GATATATGCTGATCGGCTTGATCCCTTTGCTGCATTTTCGCCTGACCACCTGGAGCTAATTAGCGCCGTTGCTGCGCAGACTGCGGTCACGGTCGAAACCGTCAGGGCACATAAACGTCTGGCCCGCGAAGAGGTCGCCCGTGCAAACTACAGCCGGTTTATGCCGGAATATGTGGTCAAGCAGTTGCTTGAAAACCCCGATTCGTTCAGACTTGGCGGTGTAAATCAAAAGATAACCGTACTTTTTGCGGACATTCGGGGTTTCACGTCGTTTTCAGAAACTGAAAATCCTGAACGTGTAGTGGGGCTGCTCAATCGTTATTTTACGGCAATGACGGAGATCATTTTTGAGTACGGCGGAACTCTAGACAAATACATTGGCGATGGATTGATGGCTATTTTTGGGGCTCCGACAGCGACGCCGACCGACGCGGTAAATGCAGTGAAGGCGGCGGTTGCAATGCAGAAAAGGATGGTCCCGCTCAACGATGAACTGCAGCAAGCAGGCTACTCGCCGGTTCGCGTCGGTATCGGACTGCATACGGGCGTGGCGACGATCGGTTACGTTGGATCTGAACAGCGGTCTGAGTATACAGCCATCGGCGATACGGTCAATCTTGCCGCACGACTCGAACAAAATGCCGTTGGCGGTCAAATATTGATAAGTGAGGCAACCGTTTCGGCCGCCGGCAACATCTTTCCCGTGAAAGGCCTCGAGCCTTTATCGGTCAAGAACCGTCTGCAGCCTGTTGCACTTTTCGAGCTCAATTGGGCTTAAGATAATTGGCAGATATACGGTATTGGGCATATAATTCATATAGTCCGGCGGTGGAGAACATCTGATGTTGAAGATCTCATCTCTAAAAAAACTTGTCACTGATTCTATGGCGATCGATCTTGGTACCTCGAGCACCATTATCGCCGTCAAGGGTCGCGGTGTGGTTGTCGATGAACCCTCGCTCGTCGCGATAAACGAGATGACGGATGAGATCGTCGCATTTGGACTCGAAGCAGCCGAAATGTCCGGGCGCGAGGGGCGGGACGTGATCGTCAAAGCTCCGCTGGTCGGCGGCGTCGTTGCCGATTTTGAACGGACCAAGAAGATGCTCGCCCACTTTGTCAAAAAAGCGAAGACCGGCGGATCGAATATCTCGCTCCAGGCAGTGATGAGTATGGTCTCGGACGTTACGCACGTCGAACAAAGGGCTCTGCACAATGCGGCCGACGAGGCCGGGATAAAAAGGGTCTATATGATGGAAGAGGGCCTCGCAGCGGCATTTGGCGCGGGCATACTTCCGACTGACAAGCGAGCGGCGGCGATCGTCGACATCGGAGCGGGCACGACAAACATAGCGATCATCGCTAAAGGTTCCGTCGTGCATTCGACGTCCGAACGCTATGGCAGTCAGGAGATCAATGAGAGTCTGGCGACACATCTAAGGCGACATCGCGGATTGCAGGTCGGCGAGGAAACGACCGAGCAGCTTAAGACCAATTTCTCATCGGCTTTCTTGCCTGACGATATTTCAAGGGCAATGGAAGTTCGTGGACGCGACGTGCAGACCGGCAGTCCGGCGGCGGTCGAGGTGACGGCGGGTGAGATGTACGCGATCGTCGAGGGGATAGTCCGCCGTATCGCACTTCGCGTCAAGGATACTCTGACGGAACTACGGCCCGAGGTGGCGGCCGACATCTACGATCGCGGAGTGATCCTCACGGGCGGCGGAGCTCTACTCGATGGGATCGATCAGTATCTTAGAGGGTTTATTAATCTGCCGGTAAGCATCGCCGACGAACCGCGATACGCGATCGTCAAGGGACTTGTGAAAATGTTTGAGGACGAAAAACTGCTCGAACGCGTCGCCCGCAATGAGCTTAGCGTTTTACAGAGCGCTGAGATCCCATTTGAAGTTTAGTAGCGAATCGATAGCGAGAAATGCCTCCGAAACACAAGTTTCGGGGGCGTTTTTATGCTATATCCAACGGTAAATATGTAAATCAGCAGCCAGAAATATGGTATTCTTATCGGGTTTAGGCTTAGCCGAGGCCGTTCATCCGGCCTTTTCGAATAATGCAGTTCATCGAATACATATCGGCGATCAGCAGCGTGCGTAATGTCATCGACATTGTGCTCGTTTTTATCATCGTGTATGTCGTTCTGAAGCTGCTCCGCGGTACACGGGCGGTGCCGACCGTTGTCGGAATGGTACTTCTCGGATTGCTATATTGGCTCGCGTCCGTTCAGGGTTTATCAACGCTCGAATTTGTACTGAGATACGCGGTCGTGTACATCGGTATCGCCATCATCGTACTTTTCCAATCCGAGATCCGGCAGGCCCTTATTTATTTCGCCAATCGCTTTCGATTTCCGCTGCTTAGGCGGCAACGCGGCCAGTTTGGCGGCAGTGTCTATGACGAGATCGTCCTGGCGATCACTACGCTTGCGTCCGAAAAGACGGGAGCACTGATCGTCATC
This is a stretch of genomic DNA from Chloracidobacterium sp.. It encodes these proteins:
- a CDS encoding rod shape-determining protein, whose product is MLKISSLKKLVTDSMAIDLGTSSTIIAVKGRGVVVDEPSLVAINEMTDEIVAFGLEAAEMSGREGRDVIVKAPLVGGVVADFERTKKMLAHFVKKAKTGGSNISLQAVMSMVSDVTHVEQRALHNAADEAGIKRVYMMEEGLAAAFGAGILPTDKRAAAIVDIGAGTTNIAIIAKGSVVHSTSERYGSQEINESLATHLRRHRGLQVGEETTEQLKTNFSSAFLPDDISRAMEVRGRDVQTGSPAAVEVTAGEMYAIVEGIVRRIALRVKDTLTELRPEVAADIYDRGVILTGGGALLDGIDQYLRGFINLPVSIADEPRYAIVKGLVKMFEDEKLLERVARNELSVLQSAEIPFEV